A stretch of DNA from Fimbriiglobus ruber:
CTGCCAGTTGAAGTCGTAGTGGGGCACGTCGAGCAGGGTGAGCTTCTTACCGTCCGGCAGCTCCGCCTCGTATTTACACAGCTTCCCGCGGACGTGCATGTGCGGCATGAGCGCGGTCACGATCACGTCGGCCGGGAGGCGGAGGACAGCCGTTTCGGGATGGTCTTCGGCGCCGGCCGGGATCGCGATCTTCGGGTTGGCGACGCCGAACACCTTGATTTCGTTGTCGGGCGGCCGCTTGGCGAAGACGATGCCGACCCGCACTTGGTCCTCGGTCGCGGTGCCGTTCGGGTGTAGTGGATCTGGAACCGTAGCTTCGAGCCCTTCGGCAGCTTCTTGGCGAACCCGTCCGGGAAGACCTCGAACGTGCTGCCCGGGACGTAAGCCGCGAAAAACCCGCGGCGCTCCTCGGCCTCCGCGCGGGCGGCCAGGAGCCGGGTGAGCGTGCCCGCCTGTTTGGTGTCCCCGATCTGCGTCTTGAACACGAGGACGTGGTGGACCACCGCCCGGGCCGTTGGCCGCACCTCGACTGCCTGAACCCACTTGTCCTCGTCCACGTTGGTTTCGACCGTGACATTCTGATACGGCATCGTGCCCTCAGCCTTGACCGCGATCGGCTTCGGGATTTGGACGACGAGGTCCGGCGTGCCGATCGACCACTCGGTCGGGAAGACGCGCGGCAACGGGGCGTCGGCCGGGTCGCCGGCGGCCGCCCCACCGCTCAGCCAAGCGAACAGGTCGGCCTTGTCCGCCGTCGTCATCGATCGGTCGTTGGCCCACGGCGACGGCGTCCCCTTCGGAGCCGCGGCGGCGTGCCACGGCGGCATCGTCCCCTTGTCCACGGCCTTGCGGAGCATCGCCTTGTGGGCGACGACCTCGGCCAGCGTGTCGAGCGGGAACGGCCCGACGCCCCCGGCCCGGTGGCACTCGACGCAGTAGCTCTGCATGATCCGCGAGACGCGGTTGTGGTACGTGATCGCCGTGATCGGGCCGCCGGTCGCGTCGCCGAGTTCGAGCGCGCACCCGGGAGCCTCGGTCGCGCGGATCTTGACCGCCGTGCCGGCCAGGACGGCGTCCAGGGCGTCCGTCAAATACGTGTGCGTGGCCGCGTCGCGGGAGTAGCCGAAGCCGTACTGGTCGTCGACCGCGCCGCGGTAGATGACGGTCCGCTTCGCGTCGAGGACGAACACGTCGCCGGTCGACTCGGCCCCGATCGCACGGGCCAGCGAGCCGTCCTTGTCGTGGACGTAAGGCCCGACCACGCCACTGCTATCCCGCGCCTTGCGGATCGTCTCGGGCGTGTCGGTCGCGGCCGGGTTGAGGTAGACGAAGGCGACGCCCTTCGACCCGTAGGCTTTTTCCAGGCGGGCGAGGGCCGGTAAGTATTTCTGGCTGATCGGGCAACTCGTACTCGTGAGCGCGACCACGACGGCTTTGCGGTTTTTACCCACCTCGGATAGCTTGACCGGCTTCCCCGTCACGTCCGTGGCAGACAGGTCCGGGACGAGGCGGCCGACGCCGGCTTGCTGAGGCGGCACCGGTCGGGGGGCTTGCGGGCCGGAGCCGCGGGCGGCACCAGCCAGGGTTCCGGTCAGGACCAGCAGCAGTATCATCCGATGGCGCATCGGGTTGGCTCATTCGGTTACGAGAGGCATCGGCACGACGTCCGAGCACAGGGACTACAC
This window harbors:
- a CDS encoding redoxin family protein; translated protein: MILLLVLTGTLAGAARGSGPQAPRPVPPQQAGVGRLVPDLSATDVTGKPVKLSEVGKNRKAVVVALTSTSCPISQKYLPALARLEKAYGSKGVAFVYLNPAATDTPETIRKARDSSGVVGPYVHDKDGSLARAIGAESTGDVFVLDAKRTVIYRGAVDDQYGFGYSRDAATHTYLTDALDAVLAGTAVKIRATEAPGCALELGDATGGPITAITYHNRVSRIMQSYCVECHRAGGVGPFPLDTLAEVVAHKAMLRKAVDKGTMPPWHAAAAPKGTPSPWANDRSMTTADKADLFAWLSGGAAAGDPADAPLPRVFPTEWSIGTPDLVVQIPKPIAVKAEGTMPYQNVTVETNVDEDKWVQAVEVRPTARAVVHHVLVFKTQIGDTKQAGTLTRLLAARAEAEERRGFFAAYVPGSTFEVFPDGFAKKLPKGSKLRFQIHYTRTAPRPRTKCGSASSSPSGRPTTKSRCSASPTRRSRSRPAPKTIPKRLSSASRPT